In Pseudonocardia sp. DSM 110487, the sequence CGGAGCCGAACACCTCGCCGCGTACGTCGTAGCCGTAGGCGGCCTCGAAGCACGCCTCGGCGACACCGGTGGCGCCGTTGTCGAACCGCACCACGACCACTGCGGTGTCGAGGAGCCCGCGTTCGCGCCACTCGGGCTCGACCAGCGCGTCCGCGGTGGCGTACACCTCGACGGCCTCCGCGCCCGGGTTGAGGAACCGCAGTGCGTCGAAGTCGTGGATCAGGGTCTCTTTGAAGATCGTGTCCGGCGGCACCCGGGAGGGGTCGAACCCGCCGGGGTCGCGGGTGACCGAGCGCAGCACGCGCGGGGTGCCCAGCCGGCCGTCGTCGAGCAGCGCGCGGCCGGCCTGCCAGTCCGGGGCGAAGCGCCGGTTGAACCCGACCTGGAGCAGAACGCCTGCGGCGCGGGCGGCGTCGATGGCCCGGTCGGCGTCGGGCAGCGAGAGCGCCATCGGCTTCTCGCAGAACACGGCCTTGCCCGCCCTTGCCGCGGCCACCACCAGGTCGGCGTGGAAGCGGGCGGGCGCCGCGATCACCACCGCGTCGACGGCCGGGTCCGCGAACGCCTCCGCCGGATCGGTGTATGCGCGATCCGCGCCCAGGCGCTCCGCGATCCCGGGCGCCGGGTCGGCCACGGCCACGAGCCGCGCCCCCGGGATCCGGCGCGCGAGCGACCTGCCGTGGAACGCCCCCATCCGGCCGGCCCCGACCAGGGCCACCCCGATCTCGTCCATCCGCTCCTCCTCGAGCCTAGAACGTTCTAGATGGACTAGCCTAGAACGTTCTAGGCATAGATCGGTAGGGTGCGGACGTGACAGAGCGCGCCCGGCGGCCCACCCTCGCCGACGTCGCCGCCCGTGCGGGGGTGTCCGTCGCACTGGTCTCGATCGTGATCCGTGGCGCCCCGGGTGCGAGCGCGGCGTCCCGGCAGCGGGTGCTGCAGGCCGCCGACGAGCTGGGCTACCGCCCCGACACCCGCGCCCGGTTGCTGCGCAGCAGCCGCAGCCGGCTGCTCGGCGTCGTGTTCGGCGTCCACCACGCCTTCCACGGCGACCTCGTCACCGGCCTCTACACCGCGGCCGACCGCGCCGGCTACGAGCTCGCGCTGAGCGCGGTCACCCCGCAGCGCGACGAGGGGCGCGCCGTGGCGAGCCTGATGCAGGACCGCTGCGAGGCGCTCGTCCTGCTCGGCCCGCACGCGCCCACCGCGCAGCTCGCCGAGCTCGCAGGCCGCCTGCCCGTCGTGGTCGTGGCCCGGGCGGCACGCCACCGCGCCCTCGACGTCGTGCGCACCGCCGACGGTCTGGGGCTGCACCAGGCCGTGGACCACCTCGTCGCGCTCGGCCACCGCCGGATCACCCACGTCGACGGCGGGCGGGCCCCGGGCGCCGCCGACCGCCGTCGCGGTTACCGCGACGCCATGCTCCGCCACGGCCTCGATGCCGAGATCCGGCTCCTGCCCGGCGGGCTCACCGAGGAGGAGGGTGCCGCGGCCGCCCGCGCCCTGCTCGACCTCGATCCACGGCCCAGCGCCGTGACCGTGTTCAACGACCGCTGCGCCCTCGGCGTGCTGGACGTGCTGCAGCGCGCCGGCCTGGCCGTGCCCGGGGACGTCAGCGTGGTCGGCTACGACGACAGCCGGCTCGCCCGCTTGTCGCACGTCAACCTGACGACAATCGCCCAGGACACCGAGCAGATCACCACGCTCGCCGTCACGCGTGCCGTGGACCGGCTGGACGGGACGCCGGTCACCGAGCGGGAGCTGATCGTCGCGCCCCGACTGGTCGTCCGCGCCACCACCGCCCCCGGACCGGGTCGTCAGCCGGACGGTGTGGTCGGGGCCGAGGTCCGGGACGTGTCGCGCACGGCCAGGTAGACGGCGCACACCGCAAGGGTGCGCTCGACGTCGTCGATGACGGGTGCGAAGAACTGCTTGCGGTGGTCGGCATCGGTCATCGAGGTGATCGCGAAGTACATGCTGCCGAACGCCGCGACCTCGCGCGCCCCGCGGGGATGTCGATCTCCGGGGTACGCACCTCCTATGGCCAGGACGAAATCCGCGAAGTTGCCCGAGTTCGACGGCCCGCCCCCGAGGATCCCGTCGCCGACCTGGCGGGAGCCACGTTCACCGTGCTGCGCTACCGCTGGGACGGCACCACCCGCGCGGACGGCGCTCGCCCGTTCTACCTGGACTCGTCGAGGTAGTCGTCATGGCTGCGGCACGCCGCGGGCTGCCCAGGCTCAGCCCAGACTGCTGGACAGGGTGAAGACGAGGCTGCGGTTCAAGGTGCCGCGGCGCCGGTCGTAGTGGCGGGTCGTACGAGGGTCGCGGTGCCCAGCCAGGTCCTGCACACAGATCCTCGC encodes:
- a CDS encoding Gfo/Idh/MocA family oxidoreductase, translating into MDEIGVALVGAGRMGAFHGRSLARRIPGARLVAVADPAPGIAERLGADRAYTDPAEAFADPAVDAVVIAAPARFHADLVVAAARAGKAVFCEKPMALSLPDADRAIDAARAAGVLLQVGFNRRFAPDWQAGRALLDDGRLGTPRVLRSVTRDPGGFDPSRVPPDTIFKETLIHDFDALRFLNPGAEAVEVYATADALVEPEWRERGLLDTAVVVVRFDNGATGVAEACFEAAYGYDVRGEVFGSGGMATMGDGRRSGTVFSGAEGRIVETARSDQELLAGAYVAELAAFVDAVRDGTPAPVGGEDARAALAIALAAAQSVRAGRPVRIEEVGK
- a CDS encoding LacI family DNA-binding transcriptional regulator, whose translation is MTERARRPTLADVAARAGVSVALVSIVIRGAPGASAASRQRVLQAADELGYRPDTRARLLRSSRSRLLGVVFGVHHAFHGDLVTGLYTAADRAGYELALSAVTPQRDEGRAVASLMQDRCEALVLLGPHAPTAQLAELAGRLPVVVVARAARHRALDVVRTADGLGLHQAVDHLVALGHRRITHVDGGRAPGAADRRRGYRDAMLRHGLDAEIRLLPGGLTEEEGAAAARALLDLDPRPSAVTVFNDRCALGVLDVLQRAGLAVPGDVSVVGYDDSRLARLSHVNLTTIAQDTEQITTLAVTRAVDRLDGTPVTERELIVAPRLVVRATTAPGPGRQPDGVVGAEVRDVSRTAR